From the Acaryochloris marina S15 genome, one window contains:
- a CDS encoding ISAs1 family transposase, whose translation MATGFSKPPSSPASTDSSSSLLPASDCDQAYQQLSECFEDLPDPRGGQGVQHPFVSIVVIGLLASLGGAQGWEDIETYGLSHQDWLSSFLRLPSGIPTADTYRRVFERICPSAFERSFNHWLDQVVTTLGAQVIPIDGKQLRGSYDRNQDQSALHLVSAWASEYRLFLGQVKVADKSNEITAIPALLELLDIAGCIITIDAMGTQHEIARHIQAKEADYVLALKENHPTLFEQVEQWFETAEANEFKGIEHSYDARVEAGHHRREKRQVWAVSLQQMGPLYKQAQWKGLQTIVKVARTRHLWNKTTYEVMFYISSLPPNAQQLGKAIRQHWSIENQLHWVLDVTFGEDASRIRTGHAPENMAILRRWSINLLNQETSFKKSTRQKLKRASMDEAYMLKVLGASIPLQSSLSEA comes from the coding sequence ATGGCTACAGGATTCAGCAAGCCTCCTTCCTCACCAGCTTCCACTGACTCATCCTCGTCACTCCTGCCTGCCAGTGATTGCGATCAGGCTTATCAACAATTGTCCGAGTGTTTTGAAGATTTGCCTGATCCACGTGGAGGCCAAGGTGTCCAGCATCCGTTTGTCAGCATCGTCGTGATTGGACTATTGGCAAGTTTAGGTGGCGCACAAGGGTGGGAAGACATTGAAACCTATGGTCTAAGCCATCAAGATTGGTTGTCGAGTTTTCTGAGGCTACCGTCCGGGATACCGACAGCAGACACCTATCGACGAGTGTTTGAGCGTATTTGCCCCTCCGCTTTTGAGCGGAGTTTCAATCACTGGTTGGATCAGGTAGTGACAACCCTCGGCGCTCAAGTGATACCGATTGACGGCAAACAACTCAGAGGTTCCTATGATCGCAATCAAGACCAATCCGCATTGCATCTGGTCAGTGCTTGGGCCAGTGAGTATCGGTTATTTCTAGGACAGGTCAAAGTTGCAGACAAGAGTAACGAAATTACCGCTATTCCAGCACTGCTAGAGCTATTAGACATTGCCGGGTGCATTATTACCATTGATGCAATGGGAACTCAGCACGAGATTGCCCGCCACATTCAAGCTAAAGAGGCTGACTATGTGCTGGCCCTCAAGGAGAATCATCCCACGCTGTTTGAGCAGGTTGAGCAATGGTTTGAAACGGCTGAAGCGAATGAGTTTAAGGGCATTGAGCACAGCTATGATGCCCGGGTGGAAGCAGGGCACCATCGTCGCGAGAAACGACAAGTTTGGGCCGTGTCCCTTCAACAGATGGGTCCTCTCTACAAGCAGGCGCAGTGGAAGGGCTTGCAAACCATCGTCAAGGTCGCTCGGACCCGCCACTTGTGGAACAAAACCACCTATGAGGTGATGTTTTATATCAGCTCTCTACCGCCAAATGCTCAGCAGTTGGGCAAAGCCATCCGCCAGCATTGGTCGATTGAGAACCAACTCCACTGGGTCTTAGATGTGACCTTTGGCGAAGATGCTAGCCGCATTCGCACAGGACATGCACCGGAAAACATGGCCATCCTGAGGCGCTGGAGCATCAACCTTCTCAATCAAGAAACGTCCTTTAAGAAAAGTACCCGTCAAAAACTAAAACGGGCGAGCATGGATGAAGCGTATATGCTCAAAGTTCTAGGCGCTTCTATTCCTTTACAGTCTAGCCTTTCAGAGGCTTGA